The Candidatus Binatia bacterium genome includes a region encoding these proteins:
- a CDS encoding RraA family protein — translation MAQDKIDALVARLAKLDTCAASDALDRLGLRGATIGIRPVWPCARIVGRAVTCKIKPAGLEKSKQHLGTPAIDAARPGDVIVIDNGGRMEVSAWGGLLSLASKLKGLSGVVIDGACRDVDESRDVGFPVYARAVVPVTARGRIMQDSVNEEIQFGGAQVHPGDLVIADGSGVVIIPSSRAPEAVGEAEKIAAHEAKMAEGIRSGRSVVEVMESLGYEAMLRKEK, via the coding sequence CGCGCCTCGCCAAGCTCGATACCTGCGCGGCGTCGGATGCGCTCGACCGGCTCGGGCTTCGCGGCGCCACGATCGGCATTCGCCCGGTGTGGCCGTGCGCGCGCATCGTCGGGCGCGCGGTGACGTGCAAGATCAAGCCCGCCGGTCTGGAAAAATCGAAACAGCACCTCGGCACGCCGGCGATCGACGCGGCCAGGCCCGGAGACGTGATCGTCATCGACAACGGCGGGCGCATGGAAGTCTCGGCGTGGGGCGGACTGCTCTCGCTCGCCTCGAAGCTCAAGGGACTGAGCGGCGTCGTGATCGACGGCGCCTGTCGCGACGTCGATGAAAGCCGCGACGTGGGATTTCCCGTTTACGCGCGCGCGGTGGTCCCCGTGACGGCGCGCGGCCGCATCATGCAGGACAGCGTGAACGAAGAGATTCAGTTCGGCGGCGCGCAGGTTCATCCGGGAGATCTGGTGATCGCCGACGGCAGTGGCGTCGTCATCATCCCGTCCTCGCGGGCGCCGGAGGCGGTCGGCGAGGCTGAGAAGATAGCCGCGCACGAGGCCAAAATGGCGGAAGGAATCCGTAGCGGACGCTCCGTCGTCGAAGTAATGGAAAGCCTCGGATACGAAGCCATGCTCAGAAAAGAAAAGTGA
- a CDS encoding extracellular solute-binding protein has product MKLSLLGIILSLVWLLALPQYARADWKQDWEKTVAAAEKEGEVVLYGQGRVGVSDAIREFQKGYPKIRLNFVSGQGSELAKKIMAEKRADKHLVDVAVGGGGTMVLVYHKAGLLEKMSSAFILPEVNNAALWWSKKHHYADPDQSRVFMAQGDLDDRIGAYNKNLLKPAEIHSWWDVLDPKWKGRIVMSDPKWAGNIGSWRYLYYAPELGPKFIKRFLEEAAPVFSTDERQMIDWLAGGKYAMYLLAKDENIEQAVKQGLPIDTLRAQKDGGSITTGSGHISFFQKPPHPNAARVYINWFLSRDGQLAWQKYTLGNSLRTDIPKDMLPGGRTQVPKEGRSYMMTSLPQYEDVKPLRSLVDEVLSKRPVK; this is encoded by the coding sequence ATGAAGCTGAGCCTTCTCGGAATAATTTTATCATTAGTCTGGCTTCTCGCGCTGCCGCAATACGCGCGCGCCGATTGGAAGCAGGACTGGGAAAAGACCGTCGCCGCGGCGGAAAAGGAAGGCGAGGTCGTGCTTTACGGCCAAGGGAGGGTCGGGGTCAGCGACGCGATTAGAGAGTTTCAGAAAGGTTATCCGAAAATCCGTCTGAATTTCGTCTCGGGGCAGGGGAGCGAGCTGGCGAAAAAAATCATGGCGGAAAAGCGCGCCGACAAGCACCTCGTCGACGTCGCGGTCGGCGGCGGCGGGACGATGGTGCTCGTGTACCACAAGGCCGGTCTGCTCGAAAAGATGAGCTCGGCGTTCATTCTTCCCGAGGTGAACAACGCGGCTCTCTGGTGGTCGAAGAAGCATCATTATGCCGACCCGGATCAGAGCCGCGTCTTCATGGCCCAGGGCGACTTGGACGACCGGATCGGCGCATACAACAAGAACCTTCTGAAGCCGGCGGAGATCCACTCTTGGTGGGACGTGCTCGATCCCAAATGGAAGGGGCGGATCGTGATGTCGGACCCCAAGTGGGCGGGCAATATCGGCTCCTGGAGGTATCTCTACTACGCGCCGGAATTGGGTCCGAAGTTTATCAAGCGATTTCTCGAAGAGGCTGCGCCCGTGTTCTCGACCGACGAGCGGCAGATGATCGATTGGCTCGCGGGAGGAAAGTACGCGATGTACTTGTTGGCCAAAGACGAGAACATCGAGCAGGCGGTCAAGCAGGGACTCCCCATCGATACGCTCCGGGCGCAAAAAGACGGCGGCAGCATCACCACCGGTTCCGGACACATCAGCTTCTTTCAGAAACCGCCCCATCCGAATGCGGCGCGGGTCTACATCAACTGGTTTCTCTCCCGTGACGGACAGCTCGCGTGGCAAAAGTACACGCTCGGAAACTCGCTACGCACGGACATTCCGAAAGACATGCTGCCCGGAGGCCGGACCCAGGTCCCCAAGGAGGGCCGCTCGTATATGATGACGAGCTTGCCGCAATACGAGGACGTGAAGCCGCTGAGAAGTCTGGTGGACGAAGTTTTGTCGAAGCGGCCCGTGAAATAA
- a CDS encoding extracellular solute-binding protein — translation MKRRGDKISFLFSTTGTLVATLGLLLFSIHSVPAAETAGWEAEWKKTLSAAEKEGQVAVYGPPGNEYQDAITSFQERYPKIKLNYVPGSGNANSQRLLTERRAEKYLADLFISGSGTLVLVIHKAGILEPIAPLLIRPESKDVSGWYGKKHHYADAENQYIVMMQGNVQTDLGAYNATLVSPAEIKSFWDILNPKWKGKMAAFDPRDRGHIQRMRALYYNPALGGEFLQRLFGEMDLTLGRDQRQLLDWVAGGKFRIYLFATSSDVDDAKKKGLPVGLLYGLPEEGYISGGFGHLAVVSKAPHPNATKVFVNWILSREGQLQWQKRSDNNSLRMDIPKDMLTDQLSIPKEGVKYLNPSLPQYSDVTPVLKIVEATLGKAGK, via the coding sequence ATGAAGCGAAGAGGCGATAAAATTTCTTTTTTATTCAGCACGACGGGGACGCTCGTTGCGACGCTGGGCCTGCTTTTGTTTTCGATTCATAGCGTGCCGGCCGCCGAGACGGCCGGCTGGGAAGCGGAATGGAAAAAAACATTGTCTGCCGCGGAAAAAGAGGGGCAGGTCGCGGTTTATGGACCTCCGGGAAACGAGTACCAAGACGCGATCACGTCGTTTCAAGAGCGCTACCCCAAGATTAAGCTCAACTATGTGCCCGGTTCCGGAAACGCCAATTCGCAGCGCCTCTTGACCGAGCGCCGCGCTGAGAAATACCTGGCCGACCTCTTCATCAGCGGGTCGGGCACATTGGTTCTGGTGATTCACAAAGCGGGCATCCTGGAGCCGATCGCTCCGCTTCTCATACGGCCCGAGAGCAAAGACGTCTCCGGCTGGTATGGCAAGAAGCATCACTACGCGGACGCCGAGAATCAGTACATCGTGATGATGCAGGGCAACGTGCAGACCGACCTCGGCGCTTACAACGCGACCCTGGTGAGTCCGGCGGAGATTAAATCGTTCTGGGATATTCTCAATCCCAAGTGGAAAGGGAAGATGGCTGCTTTCGATCCGCGCGATCGCGGCCACATCCAGCGCATGCGCGCCCTGTACTACAATCCGGCGCTGGGCGGTGAGTTCCTGCAGCGGCTCTTCGGGGAGATGGACCTGACGTTGGGCAGGGATCAGAGGCAGTTGCTCGATTGGGTGGCTGGAGGAAAGTTTCGCATATATCTCTTCGCCACGAGCAGCGATGTCGACGACGCCAAAAAAAAAGGGCTTCCGGTGGGCCTGCTCTACGGCCTGCCTGAGGAGGGCTACATCTCCGGCGGGTTCGGCCATCTCGCGGTGGTCAGCAAGGCGCCGCATCCCAACGCGACGAAGGTTTTCGTCAACTGGATACTGTCGAGAGAAGGTCAGCTCCAGTGGCAGAAAAGGTCGGATAACAATTCCCTCAGAATGGACATCCCGAAAGATATGCTCACAGACCAGCTCTCAATTCCTAAAGAGGGAGTCAAATATCTCAACCCGAGCCTTCCCCAATACTCAGATGTGACGCCGGTCTTGAAGATCGTCGAAGCGACCCTGGGAAAGGCGGGCAAGTAG
- a CDS encoding Rieske 2Fe-2S domain-containing protein, whose amino-acid sequence MLTREENEMITRVGRGTPAGELLRRYWLPISVAQEVTEEKPTKFVRVLGEDLVLFRDKSGRVGLLEDRCSHRGASLSYGRVEERGISCVYHGWLYDIEGNCLEAPPEPPGSKFCLSVKHRAYPVQKLTGLYWAYLGPQPAPVIPKIDVWARSDGRKKVVVQPQLDCNWFQAMENSVDPAHLQILHQDTALDAGRGRKPPSTTRGFTDDIESFEFHEIPLGIMKKRTYKNGIVDEHPVIFPNILRQGNGAQIRVPIDDTHTMIFIVRFFPNPDGKVTEDDEVQVDYVKPYKNPPDGLHPFARFTLNEVQAQDHMAWETQGPIADRTRERLATSDRGIVMLREMLKREIGKVQQGQDPKCVTRDPDHEIIDTKVMESIREMTYWREGKDTGVSRRAG is encoded by the coding sequence ATGTTGACCAGAGAAGAAAACGAGATGATCACCCGCGTGGGGCGGGGGACGCCCGCCGGCGAGCTGTTGCGCCGCTACTGGCTTCCCATCTCCGTGGCCCAGGAGGTTACGGAGGAGAAGCCGACAAAATTCGTCCGCGTTCTCGGCGAGGACCTCGTGTTGTTCCGCGATAAGAGCGGAAGAGTCGGCCTGCTGGAGGACCGCTGCTCGCACCGCGGCGCTTCGCTTTCTTACGGACGCGTCGAAGAAAGAGGGATCTCCTGTGTCTACCACGGCTGGCTCTATGACATCGAAGGCAACTGCCTGGAAGCCCCACCCGAGCCGCCCGGGAGCAAATTCTGCCTCTCGGTCAAGCATCGGGCTTATCCCGTGCAAAAACTAACCGGCCTATACTGGGCTTATCTCGGGCCGCAGCCCGCTCCGGTCATTCCCAAGATCGACGTCTGGGCGCGGAGCGACGGCCGCAAAAAAGTAGTCGTCCAGCCGCAGCTCGACTGCAACTGGTTTCAGGCGATGGAAAACTCCGTCGATCCGGCCCACCTGCAGATCCTGCACCAGGATACGGCATTGGACGCCGGCCGCGGGCGCAAGCCGCCGAGCACGACGCGCGGGTTCACCGACGACATCGAGAGCTTCGAGTTTCACGAAATTCCGCTCGGCATCATGAAGAAGCGAACGTACAAAAACGGCATCGTCGACGAGCACCCGGTGATCTTCCCGAATATCCTGCGCCAGGGAAACGGCGCGCAGATCCGGGTGCCGATCGACGACACGCACACGATGATCTTCATCGTGCGGTTCTTCCCCAACCCCGACGGCAAAGTCACCGAGGACGATGAGGTGCAAGTCGATTACGTGAAGCCGTACAAAAATCCTCCGGACGGTCTGCATCCGTTCGCCCGGTTCACGCTCAACGAAGTCCAGGCGCAGGATCACATGGCGTGGGAGACGCAGGGGCCGATCGCCGATCGCACGCGCGAGCGTCTTGCCACTTCCGACCGCGGCATCGTCATGCTGCGCGAGATGCTGAAGCGCGAGATCGGCAAAGTCCAGCAGGGCCAGGATCCCAAGTGCGTCACGCGCGATCCGGACCACGAGATCATCGACACCAAAGTGATGGAGTCGATCCGCGAGATGACCTACTGGAGAGAAGGCAAAGACACGGGCGTCAGCCGGCGGGCGGGTTAG
- a CDS encoding class II aldolase/adducin family protein, with the protein MTNLDEARELVARSCRILGKLNMTKEPSGHVSARIAGSNTILIKARGRGESGLRFVTERDLITVDIDGKKLEGRDDLAVPQEVFIHTWIYRARPDVGCVIHVHPATVVLFTICDLPILPLFGAYDPSGLRLAMEGVPTYPRSVLIANDKLGKELAASLGKQRACLMRGHGITAVGPSVQEATLTAIRLNELAEINYRGRLLGNPRPISKEDMETFSALPAEGRKSSVHTESAWRYYCNLLDEEIISPPGRSAATDRDGKFGS; encoded by the coding sequence ATGACCAACCTCGACGAAGCGCGTGAGCTTGTCGCGCGCTCGTGTCGCATTCTCGGCAAGCTCAACATGACCAAGGAGCCGAGCGGGCACGTCAGCGCGCGTATTGCCGGTAGCAACACGATTTTAATCAAGGCGAGAGGCAGGGGAGAGTCGGGGCTCAGATTTGTGACCGAGCGCGATCTGATCACTGTAGATATCGACGGCAAAAAGCTGGAAGGCCGCGACGATCTCGCCGTGCCGCAAGAGGTTTTCATCCACACCTGGATCTACCGTGCGCGGCCCGACGTTGGGTGCGTCATTCACGTGCATCCGGCGACCGTCGTACTCTTTACGATCTGCGATCTACCGATCTTGCCGTTGTTCGGCGCTTACGATCCAAGCGGGCTCCGTCTCGCGATGGAGGGCGTGCCGACCTATCCCCGGAGCGTTCTCATCGCCAACGACAAACTGGGAAAAGAATTGGCCGCGTCTTTGGGCAAGCAGCGCGCCTGTCTCATGCGCGGGCATGGGATCACCGCGGTCGGGCCGAGCGTTCAGGAGGCGACCTTGACGGCGATCCGGCTAAACGAATTGGCCGAGATCAATTACCGCGGCCGATTGCTGGGGAATCCACGGCCGATTTCAAAGGAAGACATGGAGACTTTCTCGGCTTTGCCGGCCGAAGGACGCAAGTCGAGCGTGCACACGGAGTCCGCCTGGCGCTACTATTGCAATCTCCTCGATGAAGAAATAATCTCACCTCCCGGAAGAAGCGCCGCGACGGACAGAGATGGCAAATTCGGTTCTTGA
- a CDS encoding ABC transporter ATP-binding protein: MANSVLEFLEVTKRFGDFTAVDRMSFTLLAGEFFTLLGPSGCGKTTTLRLAAGLEEPDAGEILLNGVPIAAPQRGTFVPPDKRRMGMVFQSYAIWPHMTVFENVAFPLRVRRETAAEIKKRVLQALETVGLAGMEERGATEASGGQQQRVALARALVYTPAILLLDEPLSNLDAKLREQMRFELRALQRKLKLTILYVTHDQTEAMTLSDRIAVVNRGRLEQIGPPVEVYEKPATAFAGEFLGRTVMFEGTIRNNHAGRCVELVEGSGRLFLDQNQAGRFAGGEAVRILTRPEDIEILPQGELSQNVIPARIEEVAYLGDHFEYHVNAGGHSLVLSATKRERHTAGAEVRLRFDPARLNIHPR; the protein is encoded by the coding sequence ATGGCAAATTCGGTTCTTGAGTTTCTGGAAGTCACCAAGCGGTTTGGGGATTTTACCGCCGTCGATCGCATGAGCTTCACGCTCTTAGCGGGCGAGTTCTTCACCCTGTTGGGACCTTCGGGCTGCGGAAAGACCACCACGCTCAGGCTAGCGGCCGGCCTCGAAGAACCGGACGCCGGAGAGATTCTTTTGAACGGGGTTCCCATCGCCGCGCCGCAGCGCGGGACCTTCGTGCCGCCGGACAAGCGCCGGATGGGAATGGTTTTTCAGTCGTACGCGATCTGGCCGCACATGACCGTGTTCGAGAACGTCGCCTTTCCTCTCAGGGTGCGCCGGGAAACGGCCGCCGAGATTAAAAAGCGCGTCCTCCAGGCGTTGGAAACTGTGGGACTTGCGGGAATGGAGGAGCGCGGCGCGACCGAAGCTTCGGGAGGCCAGCAACAGCGCGTCGCTTTGGCGCGCGCGCTGGTTTACACCCCGGCGATTCTTCTGCTCGATGAGCCGCTCTCCAATCTGGACGCCAAGCTGCGCGAGCAAATGCGCTTCGAGCTGCGCGCGCTGCAACGCAAGCTCAAGCTCACCATTCTTTATGTGACGCACGATCAAACGGAGGCCATGACCTTGTCGGATCGCATCGCGGTGGTCAATCGAGGGCGCTTGGAACAAATCGGCCCGCCCGTCGAAGTCTATGAAAAACCCGCGACCGCTTTTGCCGGCGAGTTCCTGGGGCGTACGGTCATGTTCGAAGGCACGATCAGAAATAACCATGCCGGCCGGTGCGTCGAGCTGGTCGAGGGGAGCGGCCGGCTCTTTCTGGATCAGAACCAGGCGGGCCGCTTTGCCGGAGGCGAAGCCGTAAGGATTCTCACCCGCCCGGAGGACATCGAGATCCTCCCCCAGGGCGAACTGTCTCAGAACGTTATCCCCGCCAGGATCGAAGAGGTCGCCTACCTGGGCGACCATTTCGAGTATCACGTCAATGCGGGAGGGCATTCTTTGGTGCTTTCGGCCACAAAAAGAGAGCGGCATACGGCAGGGGCCGAGGTCCGTCTGCGCTTCGATCCCGCAAGGCTCAACATTCACCCGCGCTGA
- a CDS encoding iron ABC transporter permease, producing MLAFFGAAMGLPLLFLLTGSFNLSPPSREVVYGLGNWVRAFSDPATLSALWMSFLLSVVRLLPAMVLAILFAWLIARTDMPGGKTIESFCWIAYFVPDFPLVLAWVLLLDPNFGFLNTAAKSLPFVEGPLFNPYSFWGIVWVHTATGGIWFKVMLLTPIFRRLGASLEEAARVSGAGTAMMLRRITLPVLSPMILAVSVLSFIRGLQSFNTELLLGTPVGIYVYSTKIYDYIQREPAAYGEATALGSVFLLVLAILLFAYWKLLSGKRKFTVVTGQGYSTARVKLGKWRYAALGGCAAYIAVMMLLPLLFLVIGSFMRRYGFFGINAPFTLAHWQRLFADPIFLVSLKNSLIIATVTALGGILLYSTVAYMLVSRRMIAAAALESFCWLPHVLPGILLGLGVLWLFLSTPLRHVLYGTVWGIAFALILSDSPVTTQAFKAGLLQLGADLEEAARVSGASWWYTYRRILLPLLGPIAAAVGLMNFGGALTSISTPVLLYSHQSRPLSILLLEYSFTGELERGAALGLLITMIICSMMFVARKFGLELSGSR from the coding sequence ATGCTCGCCTTTTTTGGCGCGGCCATGGGTTTGCCGCTGCTTTTTCTTCTCACGGGAAGCTTCAATCTGTCGCCCCCCAGCCGCGAGGTGGTCTACGGGCTGGGAAACTGGGTCCGGGCCTTCTCCGATCCGGCCACGTTGAGCGCTCTCTGGATGAGCTTTCTCCTTTCCGTGGTTCGGCTGCTTCCGGCCATGGTTCTTGCCATCTTGTTCGCCTGGCTCATCGCGCGAACCGACATGCCCGGAGGCAAAACGATCGAGTCTTTCTGCTGGATCGCTTATTTCGTGCCCGATTTTCCCCTGGTTCTGGCGTGGGTCCTACTGCTCGATCCTAACTTCGGCTTTCTCAACACGGCGGCGAAGAGCCTGCCTTTCGTCGAAGGGCCGCTGTTCAATCCCTACAGCTTCTGGGGGATCGTATGGGTGCACACGGCGACCGGTGGCATCTGGTTCAAGGTCATGCTGCTCACGCCCATCTTCCGGCGTCTCGGCGCTTCGCTGGAAGAGGCGGCGCGGGTTTCCGGCGCCGGCACGGCAATGATGCTCCGGCGCATCACGTTGCCGGTGCTTTCGCCGATGATTCTGGCGGTCTCCGTCTTGAGCTTCATCCGCGGCCTCCAGTCTTTCAATACCGAGCTTCTCCTGGGGACTCCCGTGGGGATCTATGTCTATTCCACGAAGATATACGATTATATTCAGCGCGAGCCGGCGGCCTACGGCGAAGCGACCGCGCTCGGGTCGGTCTTCCTGCTGGTCCTGGCGATCCTCCTTTTTGCCTATTGGAAATTGCTCAGCGGCAAGAGAAAATTTACCGTCGTGACCGGCCAGGGTTACTCGACCGCGCGCGTGAAGCTCGGAAAATGGCGCTATGCCGCGCTCGGCGGCTGTGCGGCGTACATCGCCGTTATGATGCTGCTGCCGCTGCTCTTCCTCGTGATCGGCTCTTTTATGCGCCGCTACGGATTCTTCGGCATCAACGCGCCGTTCACCCTGGCGCACTGGCAGCGTCTTTTCGCCGACCCGATCTTTTTGGTCTCGCTGAAAAACAGCCTGATCATCGCGACGGTCACCGCGCTCGGCGGCATCTTGCTGTATTCGACGGTGGCTTATATGTTGGTCTCGCGGCGCATGATCGCCGCTGCGGCGCTGGAGAGCTTTTGCTGGCTGCCGCACGTTCTGCCGGGAATTCTTTTGGGTCTCGGCGTTTTGTGGCTCTTTCTCTCCACGCCGCTCCGCCACGTCCTGTACGGCACGGTCTGGGGCATCGCCTTCGCCTTGATACTCAGCGATAGTCCGGTGACGACCCAGGCCTTTAAGGCGGGCTTGTTGCAGCTCGGCGCCGACCTGGAGGAAGCCGCCAGAGTGAGCGGCGCGTCGTGGTGGTATACGTACAGGAGGATTTTGCTGCCACTGCTGGGTCCGATCGCCGCCGCCGTGGGACTCATGAATTTCGGCGGCGCGCTCACCAGCATCAGCACGCCCGTGCTGCTTTACAGTCATCAATCGCGGCCGCTCTCGATCCTTCTCCTGGAGTACAGCTTCACCGGAGAGCTGGAGCGCGGGGCGGCCTTGGGGCTCCTGATCACGATGATCATTTGCTCGATGATGTTCGTGGCGAGAAAATTCGGCCTGGAACTTTCCGGATCGCGCTGA
- a CDS encoding extracellular solute-binding protein encodes MKSLVVILLLSAWLAPAGAQQKATEQEWKKILDAAKKEGKVVVMGSPDPVMRNEIIPKFTSRYGIQVEFVAGRSSQTVPRVRNERASGIYSMDVFLSGPDTTANTLYGEKLIDPLKPLLVLPEVVDGAKWKRGKIWFVDPEEMYIVRAFSNTASLLFINTDHVKQQELKSVKDLLNPKWKGKISSEDPTSTGAGANLAAQFYNQLGEDFVRKLYIENKVVPTRDRRQMTDWLARGTHPICLSCREDDTRPLVKDGFKILEIFELADFPGIINGSPWMLTVANKAPNPKAAQVFVNWLLSKEGLEIYGRGYGSATLRTDIDESYLQPASIPKPGGKYFDDTEWSWIITGRHENREKIWKILKESKK; translated from the coding sequence ATGAAAAGTCTAGTCGTGATTTTGCTGCTGTCGGCTTGGCTCGCTCCCGCCGGGGCGCAACAAAAAGCCACGGAACAGGAGTGGAAAAAGATTCTGGACGCGGCCAAAAAAGAAGGCAAGGTCGTCGTCATGGGCTCGCCGGACCCCGTCATGCGGAACGAAATCATCCCCAAATTCACGTCGCGCTACGGCATTCAGGTCGAGTTCGTCGCCGGGCGTTCGAGCCAAACCGTCCCGCGGGTAAGAAACGAGCGCGCATCGGGCATCTACTCCATGGACGTCTTTCTTTCCGGCCCCGACACGACCGCCAACACGCTTTACGGGGAGAAGCTGATCGACCCGCTCAAGCCGCTGCTGGTATTGCCCGAGGTCGTGGACGGCGCCAAGTGGAAGCGAGGGAAAATCTGGTTCGTCGATCCGGAGGAAATGTATATCGTTCGTGCGTTCAGCAACACGGCGAGCCTGCTCTTCATCAACACCGATCACGTCAAGCAGCAAGAGCTCAAGTCGGTCAAAGATCTCCTCAACCCCAAATGGAAAGGGAAGATTTCATCCGAAGATCCCACCTCCACGGGGGCGGGGGCCAACCTGGCGGCCCAGTTTTACAATCAGCTCGGCGAAGATTTCGTGAGAAAACTCTACATTGAAAATAAGGTGGTGCCGACGCGCGACCGGCGGCAGATGACCGATTGGCTGGCGCGCGGCACCCATCCGATCTGCCTCAGCTGCCGCGAAGACGATACCCGGCCGCTGGTCAAGGACGGCTTCAAGATTCTCGAGATTTTCGAGCTCGCCGACTTTCCCGGGATCATCAACGGCTCGCCGTGGATGCTGACGGTCGCCAACAAGGCGCCGAACCCCAAAGCCGCTCAGGTCTTCGTCAACTGGCTGCTCTCCAAGGAAGGCCTGGAGATCTACGGCCGCGGCTATGGCTCCGCGACCTTGCGCACCGATATCGACGAATCGTATCTGCAGCCCGCCAGCATTCCCAAACCGGGCGGCAAGTATTTCGACGATACCGAATGGAGCTGGATCATCACGGGAAGACACGAGAACCGGGAAAAGATTTGGAAAATCTTGAAGGAAAGCAAAAAGTGA
- a CDS encoding ABC transporter substrate-binding protein, whose translation MAGKRKIRVYYRAPSHVPLWKVMEEGGFFEKHGVEIELGSREGKREQALKELRAGELDIISGNHHNLYAPRALNREPFVHIAQTNNLWKENWLVARPGIRGLRDLKGKRIAMDDFHSHTGLNVWRFLQINGLEEGRDVTLVNGERKGLDRVRKVMSGEYDATFVRAIEQLRACAIGANVIELPISMPMIEGVTVTTTTTYVNDHQEEVRGLLHALIDAIHFFKTRRKDTIRILKEKCADVVKLESDEEMGLFYDNTEKSLEPKPYPTLGAIENVFALAVREKPEIRDFNPLALWDLHYVRQIDDSGYIDKLYAAN comes from the coding sequence ATGGCGGGGAAAAGGAAGATTCGGGTTTATTACCGTGCGCCGAGCCACGTGCCGCTGTGGAAAGTGATGGAGGAGGGAGGGTTTTTCGAAAAGCACGGCGTCGAGATCGAGCTCGGCTCCAGAGAAGGAAAGCGGGAGCAGGCGCTGAAAGAATTGCGGGCCGGCGAGCTGGACATTATCTCCGGCAACCACCACAATCTCTACGCGCCGCGGGCGTTGAACAGAGAGCCGTTCGTCCACATCGCCCAGACCAACAACTTGTGGAAAGAAAACTGGCTGGTGGCGCGTCCCGGCATTCGCGGCCTTCGGGACCTGAAGGGCAAGCGCATCGCGATGGACGACTTCCATAGCCATACGGGGCTCAACGTCTGGCGCTTCCTCCAGATCAACGGTTTGGAAGAGGGCCGAGACGTGACGCTGGTGAACGGCGAGCGCAAAGGATTGGACCGGGTTCGAAAAGTGATGTCGGGAGAGTACGACGCGACTTTCGTGCGCGCCATCGAGCAGCTTCGCGCGTGCGCGATCGGCGCCAACGTCATCGAGCTTCCAATCTCTATGCCGATGATCGAAGGCGTCACGGTCACGACGACGACGACCTACGTCAATGACCATCAGGAAGAGGTGCGCGGTCTTCTGCACGCGCTGATCGACGCGATCCACTTTTTCAAAACCCGGCGTAAGGACACGATCAGGATTTTGAAGGAGAAATGCGCCGACGTCGTGAAGCTGGAGTCGGACGAGGAGATGGGATTGTTCTACGACAACACGGAAAAATCTCTCGAGCCGAAGCCCTATCCCACGCTCGGGGCGATCGAGAACGTCTTTGCCCTGGCCGTGCGCGAGAAGCCGGAGATCCGTGATTTCAACCCTCTGGCCTTGTGGGACCTGCACTACGTGCGGCAGATCGACGACAGCGGCTATATCGACAAGTTGTACGCCGCGAATTAG